GAATCCTGGCTTCCCCAACCTGCCGAAAGTCCCAATATCGATCTGTCTACGGGAGGAACTATACACGTATGGTAAAGATCCGTCTTCGCCGCACCGGCAAGACCAAGCAGCCCAGCTACCGCGTGGTCGTCGCCGACTCGCGCTCGCCTCGCGACGGCAAGTTTATCGAGATTATCGGCCACTATAACCCGATCCGCCAGCCCAAGGTGCTGGAAATCAAGGCCGATCGCGCCCGTTACTGGCTCAGCGTCGGCGCCCAACCTACGGACATCGTGGTCAAGCTGCTCCAGCGCGTCAATGTGCTCGATGAGCAGGGCCGCCTGATACCAGCCCCGGCCGAGGCGTGATCGGCGCCTGTAATGCCAGTGGCACTCTATGGGCTCCGCTGAACGTGCACGATACCCTATGAAAGCGCTGCTCGAGTATATCGCCCTGAACCTTGTGGATAACCACGAGGCCGTGCGTATCAAGGAACGAGTGGGTCGCTTTACCGTCACCTACGAACTCTCCGTCGCCCCGGACGAGACCGGCAAGGTGATCGGCCGCAGCGGGCGGGTGGCCAAAGCCATCCGTGACTTGATGGGCGTTGCCGCCGCGCGCCAGAATAAACGGGTCCACGTTGATATTGAGTGATTGGCGCACTACGTCGCACGGGGCCGATAAGGCCGCTTCCAGGAGAGCAGGTCCTCTCAGCCCCTCGCGGCAGGGTCAAGGGTGGAGGGGTGAGTCCCCTCCATTATTTGTTACTATGACCAATCTTGACGAGTTTCTGCTGATCGGCCAGATTACCGCTCCCTTCGGCGTGCGCGGGCAGATCAAAGTGAAGTCCTATACTGATCGGCCTGACCATCTCAGCCGCTCCGTGCGCACGGTCTATCTCGGCGACGAGCGCACGCCTCTGACGCTGACCGGGGTGATTGAGCACAAACCCGGGATGCTGGTGGTCACACTGCGCGAAATCACCAGCCGCGAGGCGGCCGATGCGCTGCGCGGCGTCGAGATCTACATCCGCGCCAGCGAGGCGGCCCCCCTGGCTGAAGACGAGTATTTCCTGCACCAGTTGATCGGCCTCAGCGCCACCACCGAGGATGGCCAGATCATCGGTCAGGTGCGGGAAGTCCTTGAAACCGGCGCCGGCGAGGTGCTGGTCATCGCCCGTCCTGACCTCGCCGACGCGCTCGTGCCAATGGTCCGCGACTTCATCGTCACCCTCGATATTGCCAACCGGCGCATCGTTATCCGCCCGATCGAGGGCCTCCTCTGATGTGAACATAACCAACAGCCGATAGGCCGCCGCCAGCGGTGCATCCCGCGAATGGGCGTCTCATACCATTTTGGATTGCTGTATGCGGAGCGCTGGTAAGAGTTCGGGGATGCTGCGTATGCGGTCTGTTCCCGAGAAGGAGGGCATGCAGTGACATTCTGGGAGGGTAGCGCTTTTCCTGAACGCAACCCGGAGGGTTACATGTCCGGGTGTTCTCGCGGAGATGGGGAAGGCAGGTTTGCCCCCTGCATCAGAGTCACTGCGCTACGGGCAGCGCGACGCGGAACGTGGTCCCCTCACCGACCACCGAGCGTACAGCCAGATCGCCGTGGTGCTGCTCGATGATGCTGTAGCTCACCGCCAGGCCCAGGCCGGTGCCCTTGGTGCGCGTGGTGAAAAAGGGTTCGAAGATCTTGGGCAGATCGTGGTTCGGGATACCGCTGCCGGTATCGCTGATCTCGATTACCACCCTGGCCCGTTCGACCCCCTCCGCTGATCCTCCCGCCAGGACAGTCACGAACCCTTCGCGGTCCAGCGTCGCGCCCTCTTCGAGCAGGGCGGTTTTGACGTAGAGTTCGCCGCCGTCAGGCATGGCTTCGAGCGCGTTAAAGATCAGGTTGAAACACACCTGTTTGAGATGATTGCTGATGGCAAAAATGCGTGGCAGCCGCCCGGCTCGCTGGCGGATCAATCGCACCCCCTGCTCCGCCATCTGCGTCTCGGTTAGAGTCAGCACGGCATCAAGGATCTCGTCAACATCCACCGGGCGCATCCCCTCGCGGTTGGGACGGTAGAAGTCGAGCATGCGCTGCACGATGCTGATCAGCCGCTCGATCTCCTCCAGGGTCATTTGCAGGTAGCGCTGGCGCTTCTCCTCGGCGAGCGGCCGGGTCAACAGCAAATACACCGAGTTGTGAATGGCCTGGAGGGGATTGTTGATCTCGTGGGCCAGTGACGCCGACAGACGGCCCAGGGCCGCGAGTTTCTCCGCCTGCACCAGTTGCTTGGCAATGCGCTGGCGTTCGCTCACGTCCCGGGCGATCACCAGGATGAGGCGCTCGCCGGCGTGCGAGACGGCGCTGAGACTGACCGCGACCGGTGTGGTCTGCTCCTGGCGGGTGTACAGGTCCATCTCGATTTCCGCCCCCTCACGCACCGCTCCGCCAGTATATCCCTCAACGGTGCGCTGAATCAGTTGGGCCAGGGCTGGCAAGAGCCGGTCGAGCGGCATGGCCAGCAACTCAGCATGGCTATAGCCGCTCAAATGTTCCAGGGCCAGATTAGCATCGAGGATGGCACGTCCGCTGGCGTCAACGAGCAACACCGCGTCACTGGCGTGCTGGAGCAGAGCGCGATAGCGGCCCTCCGAGGAAGCGACGCGGGTGTAGAGGCGCGCATTCTCGATGGCGACGGCGGCCTGGGCCGCTAGCAGCATCAAGAGTTCCTGATCATCCTCGGTGAAGGGCTGCCGCGCATGGGTCTTGGCCGCATTGAGCACCCCCAGCACCTGTTCGCCAGCCAGCACCGGCACCGACAGGGCCGAGCCGATCTCTTCGGTCAGGAAGACGCCACGCAACTCGTCCACGGGGAGGGCCACGTCACCGCTGAAGTCAAGGCGCACCGGCTGACGACGCATGGCCACCCAGCCGGCCAGACTGCGTTCGGCAGCCACACGGTGACCTACACGCACCTGGGCGGGGAGGCCGGAGCAGGCGACGATACGCAGCCACTGCCCATCGTCCTCGAACAGCATGAGCGAGGCGCGGTCGGCCTCAAGCTCGGTGCGCACCGTTTCGATGATCAGATCCTGCAATCGTTGCAGGTCGAGTTCGCCAAGGAGCCGCTGGCCGATGCGCACCGCTGGGCGCAGGGCGGCCACCCGATCGCGCGAGCGAGCCGCGCGGCGTTCGCCAGCGATCTCCAGGGCCGTGGCGCGCAGATCGTCAGCGCTAAAGGGTTTGACCAACAACCCCCGCGCCCCCAGACGCATGGCCTGAGTGACAAACTCAACCGAAGCGTCGCCGCACATCAGCAGCACGGGCACCCGCACCTGCTGCTCGTGCAACTGCCGCAGCAGGGCCAGGCCATCGCCACCGGGCGCGGCGCCATCGAGCAGCACCAGGTCGAAGGCGGCATTCAGGAGCGCATCGCGAGCGGCGGCGGGCGCGTCCAGGGCGTGGACGACAAAGCCGGCGTCGCGCAGGGTCGTCGCACAGACTTCACGGGTGACCGGGTCACTGTCGATTACCAGGGCGTGCCCAGAATGGTAGCTCATAGGGTACAGCGAGCGTGATAGGAGCGCACCCGCTATGACGCTCACGACTTCATCCGCCGTTCAAGCTCCTGCCAGATCGCTTCAAGGGACAGACCCTGATCTTCCAGCAACACGACGATGTGATACAGCAGGTCGGCCAGTTCATAGGTCAATTCGGCGTGGGAAGCGTTTTTGGCCGCGATAACCACTTCCACCGCTTCCTCGCCAACTTTCTTGGCGATCCGGTCCACTCCTTCCTGGAGCAGGCGTGCGGTGTAGGATGTTTCGGGAGACGCATTGCGCCGAATGCGCACGCCATCGGCCAGCCGTCCAAGCACGGCGCCGGGAGGAGCGGACCGGCGGGTCAGCGTTCCCGCAACATCACGGTGGAAACAACTACGCTCACCAGTATGGCAGGTAGGACCGGCAGGTTCGGCCAGCACCAGCAGCGCATCAGCGTCGCAATCAACCCGCAGGTCAACCAGGCGCAGCACGTGGCCGCTCGTCTCGCCTTTGCGCCAGAGGGCCTGCCGGGAACGGCTCCAGAACGTCACCAGGCCGGTGGCGCGGGTCGCCTCCAGCGCGTCGGCGTTCATGTACCCCAGCATCAGCACCTCACCGGTGCGGGCGTGCTGTACGATTGCAGGCGCCAGCCCCTGCGGATCGAAATGTATCTCCATAAGGTTCCCTTCGAGCCTGCCTGAATACTGCCTGCCGACGAGCCAGAGAGGGCGACGCCCTGACACCGGGGAACCGGCGATAGCGCAACCTGCCAGTTGCGCGCATGGTCAGGAGAGCTTCATCCTCGCAGAACCGCATCGGACACCCCGGTTGTTAGCCCGACAGGTTCTCAATGGCGAAAATGCCGGCGGCCGGTAAACACCATCGCGGCGCCAGCGGCATCGGCGGCGGCGATGACCTCCGCGTCGCGCACCGAACCGCCGGGCTGGATCACTGCCGTGGCGCCGGCGCGCAGAGCCGTTTCTACGCCATCGGCAAAGGGAAACAGAGCATCGCTCGCCACCACGCTCCCTGTGAGCGACAGGCCAGCCTGCTGGGCCTTCCAGACCGCCAGGCGCGAGCTATCCACCCGGCTCATCTGCCCGGCGCCGATGCCGAGGGTGCGATCAGGGCCGGCATAGACAATCGCGTTAGACTTCACGTGCTTGACCACGCGCCAGGCGAAACGCAGGGCGCGTTCTTCATCGGGGGTAGGGGAGCGCCGCGTCACCACGCGCCACTCCTCGCCGGCCAGAGGCGCGCGGTCGGCCTCCTGGGCCAGGACGCCGCCGGGCACGCTACGCAACACAATCTCCGGGCTTGCGCCGACCGGTTGCAGCGCCCTGAGCAGGCGCAGGTTCTTCTTCTTCCGCAGATGCTCAAGGGCATCGGGGGCAAATTCGGGAGCGATGATAATCTCGGTAAAAATCTCGCTGATCGCCCGGGCCAGGGCCAGGTCAAGGGGCTGATTGACGGCGATGATCCCGCCGAAGGGCGCGTCGCGGTCGGTGGCAAAGGCCTTTTCCCAGGCTTCGAGCAGGGTGGGCGCCACGCCGACGCCGCAGGGATTGGTATGCTTGATAATCGCTACAGCGGCGCCCTCGGCGGCGGGGAACTCCCCGATCAACTCCGCCGCGGCCCCGGTATCGAGGATGTTATTGTAGGAAAGCTCTTTGCCGTGCAACTGCTCGAACAGGCGCCCAAACTCGCCGTAGAGGGCAGCGCGCTGGTGGGGGTTCTCACCATAGCGCAGTGGCTGAACGCGGGGCCAGGCCGCGACCAGCGTTTCGGGGAAGGGATCGGCGGCCAGATAGGCGGCGATGGCGGCATCATAGGCGGCGGTATGGGCGAAAGTCTTCGCTGCCAGACGCTGGCGCGTCTCCAGGCTCACCGCCCCTGTGCGCAATTCGGCAAGCGTTGCGGCGTAATCGGCCGGATCGACCAGGGATACGACGTGGGCGAAGTTCTTGGCAGCGGCGCGCAGCAGGGCCACCCCGCCGATATCAATCTGTTCGATCGCCTCATCGAGCGTCGCGTCGGGGCGAGCGATGGTCTGCTGGAAAGGGTAAAGGTTGACAACCAGGAGGTCAATCGGCGCCAGCCCATACTCGGCCAGTTGGGCCATATGGGCGGGCCGATCGCGGCGAGCGAGCAGACCGGCATGGATGGCCGGATGCAAGGTCTTCACGCGACCGTCGAGAATCTCGGGAAAACCAGTGACCTCGCTGACCGACCGGGCAGGAATACCGGCCTCGACCAGCAGGCGCCAGGTATTGCCGGTCGAAAGCAGCTCGAAGCCCAGGCCGAGCAATTCACGCGCCAGGTCAATCACGCCCGACTTATCGTACACACTGAGTAATGCGCGCACATGTGCTCCATTGTTGTCGCAATCTCCGAAGGGTGCGACCTGTAGCCCGCTCATCGGCCTCCCTCGCCCGGAGACCGTGGTCTGAGCGGAGCAAGCGACGGAGCGCCGCAATCGGGCAAGCATCGGCGCACCCTGCCTGACGAAGCACAAAACCCTCCCCGGGCGACGGGCAGGATCGCGACCGGAGCTTATTCTATCACACCTGGAGGAGACTCGCGCAGCGTCACGGCGGCGCGCAGTTCTTCGGCGCGGGCGCGGAGGGCGGCAGTGGCGGCGCGGGCGCGTTCCGAGCCGATCACCCGCATGGCGCTCACTTCAAAGCGATCAATGGCCATGAGCATCTGTGCCACCGTGGCCCGGCCTACATCGGTGATGCCAACGTGCCGGTAGGCAGCCTCGAGCAGGGCCGAGGCGCCCGCGCCGACGAAAGTGGCGGCGATGCGTTCAAGTTCAGGGGCGAGAATCTCGCCGAGACTCGGCTCGCGCAACTCAACCAGGCCATTTTGGAGCAACTGGCCGATGATCTCGCAGGTGCGAAACTCGCCCAGTCCGCTGCGCTGGGCGATCTGGACGACGGTGTTCTTCCCGTTCACCATGGTGAGCACGCGCCACTCCTCCGCCTCCAGATTGATCTCGCCTGAGCCGGTGGCAGGATTGGGCACCAGGCGAGGCACCAGCGTCAGCGAGGGAATCTGCTGTTGCAGGGCGGCCCAGGCTTCCTGGCGCATGATCCCCTCCATAATGATCGCCTCATTCGAGAGGGTGATCGTGGGAGTATCGAGGCGCTGGTCGTCGTAGAAGCGGAATGGACCTGAGGCGAGGGTGAAGAACGTATAAACGGCATCGAGTGGGCGCATCCCGGGCAGCGTGGCGCCGATGATCTGCCCATCACGGAAATACAACCAGCCCTCATACGTCTGCCCGGCGCGTTGCCCGCGGATGTGGACCCCGCCGGTCTTCTTGCTCAGGGCGACAAGTTGGATAATATCCGTCAGCGGAAACTCGCTTAAATCGCCGGAGAGGGCCATGGCTTCACCGCAGGGATAGGAGCGAGGCGACCGGCTGCGCATGTGACGGCGTCGGCCACCGCTCCCGCGAACCGACACTCCCCTAGAGCTTGCTAATTACCGCCCGACTGATGGCGCGCAGTGTCTCAAACACTCCTGCGCCTGTCGTCGCGACGGCTTCGATGCGCGGCCAGTTCATCCGGGTTACGCCCAGATAATGATCCATCGTCTGCACCGAGACCAGCACGTCTTCGGGCAGATCGCGCTTATTGTATTGCACGACAATTGGAAACTCAGAAAACTTCTTATTCTGCCGGGTCACATTCTGCGCCAGTTCACGGAGACTATTGACATTCTCCTGCATCTTCTTCTTATGGGAGTCGGCGACGAACACCACTCCATCGGCGCCGTTCAGCACAGCTACTCGGGTGCGCTCGTACAACACCTGACCGGGCACGGTATACAGATGGAAGCGGGTCTGGAACCCACGGACCTTTCCAAGATCGAGGGGCAAGAAGTCAAAGAACAGGGTCCGTTCTGTCTCCGTAGCGATCGACAGCAGGTCACCCTTGATCTCTTTTGGCACCTGGCTGTGAATGTACTGCAGATTCGTCGTCTTCCCGCACATACCGGGGCCATAATAGACGATCTTACAGTGAATTTCGCGTGCCGCAACATTGATTAGCGCCATAGCTTCGCTCGCATGCCTGTTGAATGGGGGACAGCGGCGCAACCTGCGCCAGCGCCTGTCTTGGTACACGGCAGCGCTGCGCGGAGGCCGAAAACCGCTGCCGGTCAGTCACGGAACAGCAGGTCAATCGTATCTTCCATCGAGGTGCGGAACGAGGAGCCCAGCACCTCGTCACGGGCCTTATGCTGTTGCCGAACGCGCTCAAGCACCGCGGCCAGTTCATCGGTGGCCTTTTTCGTCAACACCTTGACCAGACCAATATGGGTGCCTTTATTGAAAATAATGCATAGAATCCACTGCTCTTCAATCAGCGCGATAAAAATGTTCTCGCGCACACCCTGTTGAAAGGTGTTCCGAAAATCTCGCTCACGCAGCAACTTGGCCACTTCACGGGATGAAGCGAAGACGCCCGCGATCAGCGCACCCAGAGCGGTGATATCCTGCCGATCAGCGTCACCCTTG
This region of Chloroflexaceae bacterium genomic DNA includes:
- the rimM gene encoding ribosome maturation factor RimM (Essential for efficient processing of 16S rRNA); the protein is MTNLDEFLLIGQITAPFGVRGQIKVKSYTDRPDHLSRSVRTVYLGDERTPLTLTGVIEHKPGMLVVTLREITSREAADALRGVEIYIRASEAAPLAEDEYFLHQLIGLSATTEDGQIIGQVREVLETGAGEVLVIARPDLADALVPMVRDFIVTLDIANRRIVIRPIEGLL
- a CDS encoding DUF4388 domain-containing protein, with amino-acid sequence MALSGDLSEFPLTDIIQLVALSKKTGGVHIRGQRAGQTYEGWLYFRDGQIIGATLPGMRPLDAVYTFFTLASGPFRFYDDQRLDTPTITLSNEAIIMEGIMRQEAWAALQQQIPSLTLVPRLVPNPATGSGEINLEAEEWRVLTMVNGKNTVVQIAQRSGLGEFRTCEIIGQLLQNGLVELREPSLGEILAPELERIAATFVGAGASALLEAAYRHVGITDVGRATVAQMLMAIDRFEVSAMRVIGSERARAATAALRARAEELRAAVTLRESPPGVIE
- the hisIE gene encoding bifunctional phosphoribosyl-AMP cyclohydrolase/phosphoribosyl-ATP diphosphatase HisIE; this translates as MEIHFDPQGLAPAIVQHARTGEVLMLGYMNADALEATRATGLVTFWSRSRQALWRKGETSGHVLRLVDLRVDCDADALLVLAEPAGPTCHTGERSCFHRDVAGTLTRRSAPPGAVLGRLADGVRIRRNASPETSYTARLLQEGVDRIAKKVGEEAVEVVIAAKNASHAELTYELADLLYHIVVLLEDQGLSLEAIWQELERRMKS
- a CDS encoding roadblock/LC7 domain-containing protein, with the translated sequence MDPQLTSIIVPSEELAQIEECLGRLVEDTSSDYALLLDKSGQVISSKGDADRQDITALGALIAGVFASSREVAKLLRERDFRNTFQQGVRENIFIALIEEQWILCIIFNKGTHIGLVKVLTKKATDELAAVLERVRQQHKARDEVLGSSFRTSMEDTIDLLFRD
- the rpsP gene encoding 30S ribosomal protein S16 translates to MVKIRLRRTGKTKQPSYRVVVADSRSPRDGKFIEIIGHYNPIRQPKVLEIKADRARYWLSVGAQPTDIVVKLLQRVNVLDEQGRLIPAPAEA
- a CDS encoding ATP-binding protein, encoding MSYHSGHALVIDSDPVTREVCATTLRDAGFVVHALDAPAAARDALLNAAFDLVLLDGAAPGGDGLALLRQLHEQQVRVPVLLMCGDASVEFVTQAMRLGARGLLVKPFSADDLRATALEIAGERRAARSRDRVAALRPAVRIGQRLLGELDLQRLQDLIIETVRTELEADRASLMLFEDDGQWLRIVACSGLPAQVRVGHRVAAERSLAGWVAMRRQPVRLDFSGDVALPVDELRGVFLTEEIGSALSVPVLAGEQVLGVLNAAKTHARQPFTEDDQELLMLLAAQAAVAIENARLYTRVASSEGRYRALLQHASDAVLLVDASGRAILDANLALEHLSGYSHAELLAMPLDRLLPALAQLIQRTVEGYTGGAVREGAEIEMDLYTRQEQTTPVAVSLSAVSHAGERLILVIARDVSERQRIAKQLVQAEKLAALGRLSASLAHEINNPLQAIHNSVYLLLTRPLAEEKRQRYLQMTLEEIERLISIVQRMLDFYRPNREGMRPVDVDEILDAVLTLTETQMAEQGVRLIRQRAGRLPRIFAISNHLKQVCFNLIFNALEAMPDGGELYVKTALLEEGATLDREGFVTVLAGGSAEGVERARVVIEISDTGSGIPNHDLPKIFEPFFTTRTKGTGLGLAVSYSIIEQHHGDLAVRSVVGEGTTFRVALPVAQ
- the purH gene encoding bifunctional phosphoribosylaminoimidazolecarboxamide formyltransferase/IMP cyclohydrolase, whose translation is MRALLSVYDKSGVIDLARELLGLGFELLSTGNTWRLLVEAGIPARSVSEVTGFPEILDGRVKTLHPAIHAGLLARRDRPAHMAQLAEYGLAPIDLLVVNLYPFQQTIARPDATLDEAIEQIDIGGVALLRAAAKNFAHVVSLVDPADYAATLAELRTGAVSLETRQRLAAKTFAHTAAYDAAIAAYLAADPFPETLVAAWPRVQPLRYGENPHQRAALYGEFGRLFEQLHGKELSYNNILDTGAAAELIGEFPAAEGAAVAIIKHTNPCGVGVAPTLLEAWEKAFATDRDAPFGGIIAVNQPLDLALARAISEIFTEIIIAPEFAPDALEHLRKKKNLRLLRALQPVGASPEIVLRSVPGGVLAQEADRAPLAGEEWRVVTRRSPTPDEERALRFAWRVVKHVKSNAIVYAGPDRTLGIGAGQMSRVDSSRLAVWKAQQAGLSLTGSVVASDALFPFADGVETALRAGATAVIQPGGSVRDAEVIAAADAAGAAMVFTGRRHFRH
- a CDS encoding KH domain-containing protein gives rise to the protein MKALLEYIALNLVDNHEAVRIKERVGRFTVTYELSVAPDETGKVIGRSGRVAKAIRDLMGVAAARQNKRVHVDIE
- a CDS encoding GTPase domain-containing protein, coding for MALINVAAREIHCKIVYYGPGMCGKTTNLQYIHSQVPKEIKGDLLSIATETERTLFFDFLPLDLGKVRGFQTRFHLYTVPGQVLYERTRVAVLNGADGVVFVADSHKKKMQENVNSLRELAQNVTRQNKKFSEFPIVVQYNKRDLPEDVLVSVQTMDHYLGVTRMNWPRIEAVATTGAGVFETLRAISRAVISKL